Proteins from a genomic interval of Nasonia vitripennis strain AsymCx chromosome 3, Nvit_psr_1.1, whole genome shotgun sequence:
- the LOC100121810 gene encoding regulator of G-protein signaling 7 isoform X1 — MVTAMSGEKSSQAPAAAGASSSDRDRQQDDGDIQKLATCNNNGDNQTEKKQQLPASLAFTAQAHPATLTAPVAQDSPNYLTYKKMESIIERMLDEESGVPVKTVKTFMTKIPSIFTGTDLITWMMRNMDVDDQEALHVAQLMAAHGYFFPIDDHSLAVKNDNTFYRFQTPYFWPSNCWEPENTDYAVYLCKRTMQHKTRLELADYESDYLARLQKLFSRKWEFIFMQAEAQNKVDKKRDKLERKVLDSQERAFWDVHRPMPGCVNTTELDIKKVCRNAGKSIPAFAATQPSANRRPNQQIHRSAGELKREIELLKQRLDRRIIKVSKVADALIGYFEQYAEYDPFFTLPEYPNPWVSDNLEMWEQDKLPREVSARRVKRWAFSLQELLADPVGRDQFIRFLDKEFSGENLKFWEAVHHLKTLPQKEVREQVTEIWNEFLSPDASCPINVDSRSYEATKKNLEKPDQWSYDVAAAHVYHLMKSDSYSRYLRSDLYKDFLNVSKKKTSVKGIRSIVSFTARKDTQAV, encoded by the exons ATGGTAACGGCGATGAGCGGCGAGAAGTCGAGCCAGGCGCCTGCGGCAGCCGGGGCCTCGAGCAGCGATAGGGACCGCCAGCAGGATGACGGGGACATCCAGAAGCTCGCCACCTGCAACAACAATGGAGACAATCAGACtgagaagaagcagcagctgccGGCCTCGCTTGCCTTCACCGCACAGGCCCACCCGGCGACCCTCACGGCGCCGGTCGCCCAGGATTCGCCCAACTATCTCACCTACAAGAAG ATGGAATCGATAATCGAGAGAATGCTGGACGAGGAGTCGGGGGTGCCAGTCAAGACGGTCAAGACCTTCATGACCAAGATCCCGTCCATTTTCACCGGCACGGACCTCATCACGTGGATGATGAGGAACATGGACGTCGACGATCAAG AGGCGCTACACGTCGCACAGCTGATGGCGGCGCACGGCTACTTCTTCCCGATCGACGATCACAGTCTCGCCGTGAAGAACGACAATACCTTCTATCGCTTCCAGACGCCGTACTTCTGGCCGTCGAACTGCTGGGAACCCGAGAATACCGATTACG CGGTCTACCTGTGCAAGCGCACGATGCAGCACAAGACGCGGCTCGAGCTTGCGGACTACGAGTCGGACTACCTGGCCCGGCTGCAGAAGCTCTTCTCGAGAAAGTGGGAGTTCATCTTCATGCAGGCCGAGGCGCAGAACAAGGTCGACAAGAAGAGGGACAAACTCGAGCGCAAGGTCCTCGACAGCCAGGAACGAGCTTTCTGGGATGTTCACCGTCCGATG CCCGGCTGCGTCAATACCACGGAACTGGACATCAAGAAGGTATGCCGCAACGCGGGCAAGTCGATACCGGCGTTCGCGGCGACGCAGCCATCGGCTAATCGCCGACCCAACCAGCAGATCCACCGCAGCGCAGGCGAGCTCAAACGGGAGATCGAACTGCTCAAACAGAGATTGGATAGGCGCATCATCAAGGTCTCCAAAGTCGCCGACGC GTTGATCGGCTACTTTGAGCAGTACGCGGAGTACGACCCGTTTTTCACGCTGCCCGAGTATCCGAATCCCTGGGTGTCGGATAATCTCGAGATGTGGGAGCAGGACAAATTACC GAGAGAGGTCTCGGCGAGGCGGGTGAAGAGATGGGCTTTCAGTCTCCAGGAACTCTTGGCGGATCCCGTTGGCAGGGATCAGTTCATTCGTTTTCTCGACAAGGAGTTCAGCGGGGAAAACCTCAA ATTCTGGGAAGCGGTGCACCATCTCAAAACGTTACCTCAGAAGGAAGTGCGCGAGCAGGTGACGGAGATCTGGAACGAATTCCTGAGTCCCGACGCCAGCTGTCCCATCAACGTCGACTCGCGCTCCTACGAGGCGACCAAGAAGAATCTCGAGAAGCCCGATCAATGGTCCTACGACGTCGCAGCG GCGCACGTGTATCACCTGATGAAGAGCGACTCGTACTCGCGCTACCTGCGCTCCGACCTGTACAAAGACTTCCTCAACGTCTCGAAAAAGAAG ACCTCCGTCAAAGGGATCCGATCGATCGTCTCGTTCACAGCCCGCAAAGACACGCAGGCTGTCTAG